A genomic segment from Chitinophagaceae bacterium encodes:
- a CDS encoding UDP-2,3-diacylglucosamine diphosphatase — MQQQKNIYFLSDFHLGAPNAQSSLEREKRICRFLDRIKNDASVIFIVGDMFDFWFEYSTVVPKGYVRLLGKLAELTDSGIAIHFFVGNHDMWMKNYFQQELNIPVYFEPKTFEFNCKKFFIAHGDGLGPGDKGYKFIKKVFRNPICKWMFGVLPPYIGIGLANYLSRKSRIKTGSVNETFMGEENEWLIIYAKEVLQKQYFDFFIFGHRHLPIDVALPQNSRYINLGEWIKYNSYAVFNGTNIELLYFK, encoded by the coding sequence TTGCAGCAGCAAAAAAATATATATTTTCTTTCCGATTTTCACCTTGGTGCACCAAATGCACAAAGTAGCCTTGAGCGGGAAAAACGCATTTGCCGTTTTTTAGACCGTATTAAAAATGATGCTTCAGTAATTTTTATTGTGGGTGATATGTTTGATTTTTGGTTTGAGTACAGCACTGTAGTGCCCAAAGGCTACGTGCGCCTGCTAGGTAAATTAGCAGAGTTAACCGATAGTGGAATAGCCATTCATTTTTTTGTTGGCAACCATGATATGTGGATGAAAAATTATTTTCAGCAGGAGCTGAATATACCTGTTTACTTTGAACCCAAAACCTTTGAGTTTAACTGCAAAAAGTTTTTTATTGCCCATGGCGATGGCCTTGGCCCTGGCGATAAAGGATATAAGTTTATTAAAAAAGTTTTCCGAAACCCCATTTGCAAATGGATGTTTGGCGTTTTACCACCCTATATTGGCATTGGGCTTGCCAATTATTTAAGCCGCAAAAGCCGTATTAAAACCGGCTCGGTAAATGAAACTTTTATGGGTGAAGAAAATGAATGGCTCATTATTTATGCTAAGGAAGTATTACAAAAACAATATTTTGATTTTTTTATTTTTGGTCACCGGCATTTACCTATTGATGTTGCTTTGCCGCAAAACAGCAGGTACATTAATTTGGGCGAATGGATAAAATATAACAGTTACGCAGTATTTAATGGTACAAATATTGAACTGCTTTACTTTAAATAA
- a CDS encoding gamma-glutamylcyclotransferase has protein sequence MDSPSYQLFVYGSLRSGFRNPAYDYLTRYFHLVGEAVVRGKLYDNGAYPVAVETTSDDFITGELYVINNIDEFSWVLGQLDDYEGINTEEGETPLYRRQLADVFVKGQASKAWVYWYNGKIEGMMHIPIGDVLRYLQGKNKP, from the coding sequence ATGGATTCTCCTTCCTACCAACTTTTTGTTTACGGCTCGCTAAGAAGCGGCTTCAGAAACCCTGCATACGATTACCTCACCCGCTATTTTCACCTGGTAGGTGAAGCTGTAGTAAGGGGAAAATTATATGATAATGGCGCTTACCCTGTAGCCGTAGAAACTACAAGTGATGATTTTATTACCGGCGAATTGTATGTAATCAATAACATAGATGAGTTTTCCTGGGTGCTGGGCCAGTTGGATGATTATGAAGGTATCAATACCGAAGAGGGCGAAACGCCACTTTACCGTAGGCAGCTTGCCGATGTATTTGTAAAAGGGCAAGCCTCAAAAGCATGGGTATATTGGTACAATGGGAAGATAGAGGGCATGATGCATATCCCTATTGGTGATGTACTCCGTTACTTACAGGGAAAAAATAAACCCTGA
- a CDS encoding LUD domain-containing protein — MSARENILQKIKQALEKPVPVPFDRTIESEKVFVQGAEDDAVLFAQEFTKLQGRFAYCINESELCNHLAALFAEKGFINIYCSDEKLRPLLLQAGIKPYHNLESCDCSVTGCEYLVARTGSVVLSAKQTDGRTESVYAPIHICIAYNHQLVFDIEDALVFLKEKYKNNLPSFISFATGPSRTADIEKTLVTGVHGPKEAYCFLVEEG; from the coding sequence ATGTCTGCAAGGGAAAATATTTTACAAAAAATTAAACAGGCGCTGGAAAAACCGGTGCCTGTTCCTTTTGACCGTACAATTGAAAGCGAAAAAGTATTTGTACAAGGCGCTGAAGATGATGCCGTACTCTTTGCCCAGGAATTTACAAAACTACAGGGCAGGTTTGCTTATTGCATTAATGAAAGCGAACTGTGCAACCACCTTGCAGCATTATTTGCAGAAAAGGGTTTCATCAATATTTATTGCTCCGATGAAAAATTGAGGCCATTATTATTGCAGGCTGGCATAAAGCCTTACCACAACCTGGAAAGTTGCGATTGCTCCGTAACCGGTTGCGAATACCTTGTGGCCAGAACTGGCAGTGTGGTATTAAGTGCAAAACAAACCGATGGCCGTACCGAAAGCGTATATGCACCCATACACATTTGCATTGCTTATAACCACCAGCTGGTATTTGATATTGAAGATGCCCTGGTATTTTTAAAAGAAAAATACAAAAACAACCTTCCCTCATTTATCTCTTTTGCTACCGGCCCAAGCCGTACCGCCGATATTGAAAAAACATTGGTAACCGGCGTACATGGTCCAAAAGAAGCGTATTGCTTTTTGGTGGAAGAAGGCTGA
- the ftsH gene encoding ATP-dependent zinc metalloprotease FtsH: MSQKREQQQNNKQKMLPEKQTTPGGDEAQNKKPKFNIYWIYGIIFLTVITYSLMRNVNSTGVKTYQQDFFEMMKQGDVDKIMVIRNKDLVRISVKKDSLTKKAVWYAKTLNTTEDPKKYEMAAKIEQPQLYFSIIDSKSFVTELLDFYKSNPGLAQVKSDSETEGELIGSILSTLLPFFLIGLLFLVTMRKLGSGGSGGPGGIFNIGKSKATLFDKGTRVNINFSDVAGLDEAKVEVMEIVDFLKNPKKYTALGGKIPKGALLVGPPGTGKTLLAKAVAGEAQVPFFSLSGSDFVEMFVGVGASRVRDLFKQAREKAPCIIFIDEIDAIGRARGKNVMMSNDERENTLNQLLVEMDGFGTDLGIIILAATNRPDVLDTALLRPGRFDRQITIDRPDLVGREAIFKVHLAPIKVSQTLDIHKLAEQTPGFAGADIANVCNEAALIAARKNKEAVDMSDFQDAIDRVIGGLEKKNKLISPEEKEIIAYHEAGHAICGWFLEHAYPLLKVTIVPRGTAALGYAQYTPKEQYLYNTDQLLDQICMTLGGRASEEIFFGKISTGASNDLQQITKIAYSMVTTYGMNDKIGNISFYDPNQENYFTKPYSEETGKMIDEEVRKLIDGAYEKTKALLTEKKWAVEKLAKELLVKEVLFKTDVETLIGKRPFEEKKLLTDNENGQVQPEDLVAPDVSQQTIPEELNNPPAI, translated from the coding sequence ATGTCACAAAAAAGAGAGCAGCAGCAAAATAACAAACAAAAAATGTTACCTGAAAAACAAACAACACCCGGCGGAGATGAAGCCCAAAACAAAAAACCAAAATTCAATATTTACTGGATTTACGGTATAATTTTCCTTACGGTAATTACCTATAGCCTGATGCGCAATGTAAACAGCACAGGCGTAAAAACTTATCAGCAGGATTTTTTTGAAATGATGAAGCAGGGCGATGTGGACAAGATTATGGTAATCCGCAATAAAGATCTTGTGAGGATATCAGTAAAAAAAGACAGCCTTACCAAAAAAGCTGTCTGGTATGCCAAAACACTCAACACAACCGAAGATCCAAAGAAATATGAAATGGCTGCTAAAATAGAACAGCCCCAATTATATTTTTCTATTATTGATTCTAAAAGTTTTGTTACTGAACTATTGGATTTTTATAAGAGCAACCCCGGCCTGGCACAAGTAAAAAGCGATTCAGAAACCGAAGGTGAATTGATTGGTTCAATACTAAGTACTTTACTTCCCTTCTTTTTAATTGGTTTATTGTTTTTAGTAACCATGAGAAAGCTGGGTTCTGGAGGAAGCGGCGGACCGGGAGGCATTTTTAACATAGGCAAATCAAAAGCCACACTATTTGACAAAGGCACAAGGGTAAATATTAATTTTAGCGATGTGGCCGGCCTCGATGAAGCCAAAGTAGAAGTAATGGAAATTGTTGATTTTTTAAAAAATCCAAAAAAATATACAGCGCTCGGTGGTAAAATCCCCAAAGGTGCGTTGCTGGTTGGACCTCCGGGCACCGGTAAAACATTGCTGGCAAAAGCTGTTGCCGGCGAAGCACAGGTACCCTTCTTTAGCCTCAGTGGTAGCGACTTTGTGGAAATGTTTGTAGGTGTAGGCGCAAGCCGTGTACGTGACCTTTTTAAACAAGCCAGGGAAAAAGCGCCCTGCATTATTTTTATAGATGAAATAGATGCCATTGGCCGTGCCAGGGGAAAAAATGTAATGATGAGCAACGATGAAAGGGAAAACACCCTTAACCAATTGCTTGTAGAAATGGATGGCTTTGGTACCGACCTGGGAATTATTATACTTGCAGCAACCAACAGGCCCGATGTATTGGATACTGCATTGCTACGCCCCGGCAGGTTCGACAGGCAAATAACCATTGACCGACCCGACTTGGTTGGCAGGGAAGCTATTTTTAAAGTGCATCTTGCACCAATTAAAGTTTCGCAAACGCTGGACATTCATAAACTGGCCGAGCAAACACCGGGCTTTGCCGGAGCAGATATAGCCAACGTATGTAATGAAGCTGCATTAATTGCCGCAAGAAAAAATAAAGAAGCTGTAGATATGAGCGACTTTCAGGATGCTATAGACAGGGTAATTGGCGGACTGGAAAAAAAGAACAAACTCATATCCCCTGAAGAAAAAGAAATTATTGCTTATCATGAAGCTGGACATGCAATTTGCGGCTGGTTTCTGGAGCATGCTTACCCGCTTTTAAAAGTAACCATTGTACCAAGAGGTACGGCGGCTTTGGGCTATGCCCAATACACACCCAAGGAGCAATACCTTTACAATACCGATCAGCTTTTAGATCAAATTTGTATGACCCTTGGCGGCAGGGCAAGCGAAGAAATTTTCTTTGGAAAAATAAGCACCGGAGCGAGTAATGACTTGCAGCAAATTACTAAAATTGCTTACAGCATGGTTACCACTTACGGCATGAACGATAAGATAGGCAATATTAGCTTTTACGACCCCAACCAGGAAAACTATTTCACCAAACCCTATAGTGAAGAAACCGGCAAAATGATTGATGAAGAAGTGCGGAAACTTATTGACGGAGCTTACGAAAAAACTAAGGCACTGCTTACAGAAAAAAAATGGGCAGTAGAAAAATTAGCCAAAGAATTACTGGTAAAAGAAGTGTTGTTTAAAACAGATGTGGAAACCCTAATTGGCAAACGCCCATTTGAAGAAAAAAAGCTTTTGACCGATAATGAAAACGGGCAGGTACAACCTGAAGATTTAGTAGCGCCTGATGTATCGCAACAAACCATTCCCGAAGAACTCAATAACCCACCGGCTATTTAA
- the rsfS gene encoding ribosome silencing factor, with product MNNLTALQSRKKNIARLNRNSKLFKSILTAIKDKKAENIVSLDLRKIPEAVADFFVICQASNAPQLKAIADNVEAEAKKNCNELAFKHEGRKAQQWILIDYINIVVHVMLPEPRKFYQLEEMWSDAPMIQHD from the coding sequence TTGAACAACCTCACCGCATTACAAAGCCGTAAGAAAAATATTGCCCGGTTGAACAGGAATAGTAAACTTTTTAAATCTATCCTTACTGCCATAAAAGATAAAAAAGCAGAAAATATCGTGAGCCTGGATTTGCGAAAAATACCTGAAGCAGTAGCCGATTTTTTTGTGATTTGCCAGGCAAGCAACGCCCCACAACTAAAAGCCATTGCCGATAATGTAGAAGCAGAAGCTAAAAAAAATTGTAACGAACTTGCCTTTAAGCACGAGGGCCGAAAAGCCCAGCAATGGATACTGATTGATTATATAAATATTGTAGTGCATGTAATGCTGCCCGAGCCCAGGAAATTTTACCAACTGGAAGAAATGTGGAGCGATGCGCCCATGATACAGCACGATTAA
- a CDS encoding biotin--[acetyl-CoA-carboxylase] ligase, producing MQAFELFRILDTVDSTNNYAMVQIHEGLAKHGMAVFARQQTAGKGQRGRNWLAEKDKSIALSTIIQPNMLLLQEQFILSAATALACAEFLQKKNISNVAVKWPNDLYINDRKAGGILIENIIKGAEWKYSVIGIGINVNQQQFDASIPNAISLYQITKKHYDLLEMAKELYELLWQKIDSLTRTNFDHLLINYNNLLFRKNKMVKLKKGNIVFDAKIVAVTQQGILLAETGNIMQEFVFGEVEWVLRPQRET from the coding sequence ATGCAAGCTTTTGAATTATTTCGCATTTTAGATACTGTGGACAGTACCAACAACTATGCCATGGTACAAATTCATGAAGGATTGGCGAAACACGGAATGGCAGTATTTGCAAGGCAACAAACTGCCGGAAAAGGGCAGCGTGGCCGCAATTGGCTAGCCGAAAAGGACAAAAGCATAGCCCTGAGTACCATCATTCAACCCAATATGCTCCTTTTGCAGGAGCAATTCATTTTGTCCGCAGCAACGGCATTGGCCTGCGCCGAGTTTTTACAAAAAAAAAACATCTCAAATGTTGCTGTTAAATGGCCCAACGACTTATACATTAATGACAGAAAGGCAGGTGGAATTTTGATAGAAAATATCATAAAAGGCGCCGAATGGAAATATAGTGTGATAGGAATTGGTATTAATGTTAACCAGCAGCAATTTGATGCTTCTATTCCTAATGCAATAAGCCTTTACCAAATTACCAAAAAGCATTATGATTTGTTGGAGATGGCAAAAGAGCTGTATGAATTACTGTGGCAAAAAATTGATAGCTTAACCCGTACAAATTTTGATCATTTGCTTATAAATTATAATAACTTGCTGTTTCGAAAAAATAAAATGGTAAAACTCAAAAAAGGCAATATAGTTTTTGATGCCAAAATTGTTGCCGTAACTCAACAGGGAATTTTATTGGCCGAAACAGGGAATATAATGCAGGAGTTTGTTTTTGGTGAAGTGGAATGGGTTTTAAGACCGCAAAGAGAAACCTGA
- a CDS encoding DUF4157 domain-containing protein: MTYRIVTHSFLAKLAALKLRSSQVAIVLGKTIHLYNTSREEFLNNPKWLNHELCHIQQFKQHGFFTFIAKYFWESLKHGYYNNKYEVEARAAEESTKF; encoded by the coding sequence ATAACATACCGCATTGTTACCCATTCTTTTTTAGCAAAACTTGCAGCCTTAAAGTTACGGAGCAGCCAGGTGGCTATTGTATTGGGTAAAACCATTCACCTTTACAATACCAGCAGAGAAGAATTTTTAAACAACCCAAAATGGCTCAACCATGAGCTATGCCATATACAACAATTTAAACAACATGGTTTTTTTACTTTTATTGCAAAATACTTTTGGGAATCGCTTAAGCATGGCTACTATAATAATAAATATGAAGTTGAAGCAAGAGCTGCAGAAGAATCAACCAAGTTTTAA
- the bcp gene encoding thioredoxin-dependent thiol peroxidase, whose product MATHLTVYQKAPQFKGKDQNGNTVNLSDYKNKKLALFFYPEDDTPTCTIEACNLRDNYHLLKKNGFEVVGISPNDEKSHKKFETKFNLPFTLIADTSHSIINKYGVWGPKQLYGRKYDGLHRTSFLIDEKGIIRHIFLKPRNKEHAQEIIKKWNEINK is encoded by the coding sequence ATGGCAACACATTTAACCGTATACCAAAAAGCGCCGCAGTTTAAAGGCAAAGACCAAAACGGAAATACCGTTAACCTATCTGATTATAAAAATAAAAAACTGGCCTTATTTTTTTACCCGGAGGATGATACTCCAACCTGCACCATTGAGGCTTGTAACCTTAGGGACAATTATCATTTATTGAAAAAAAACGGCTTTGAAGTAGTAGGCATAAGCCCCAATGATGAAAAAAGCCACAAAAAATTTGAGACAAAATTTAATCTTCCCTTTACCTTAATTGCCGATACATCGCATAGCATAATAAACAAATATGGCGTTTGGGGACCTAAGCAATTATATGGCCGCAAATATGATGGTCTGCACCGCACCAGCTTCCTCATTGATGAAAAAGGAATCATACGCCACATCTTTCTAAAACCGAGGAATAAAGAACATGCACAGGAAATTATTAAAAAGTGGAACGAAATCAACAAGTAA
- a CDS encoding peptidoglycan DD-metalloendopeptidase family protein — MRFLLQKKFFVFLIVLPIWGNAQFFIQPSYPQDFFQWPVGAVKAIVANFGELRPNHYHMGLDCRTEQVVNKPVYAAADGYIAKVKIEPFGFGRAIYINHPGGYTTLYAHLNDFYDPLEKYITQKQYELKCWAVFLDIPPNIFTVKKGQQIAWSGTTGGSQGPHLHFEIRETGTDKVLNPLLFNMPITDKIAPDIIRLAAYDRSKSTYEQSPVLFSLKKTGNTYSVASGNITVYAEKTSFAISAFDRYTGSTNHNGIYQAVMSVDNVPVSGFQLNQISYDETRYLNAHIDYKTKINGGPYLQHLSRLPGNPAQHYKTDASNGVVSLEPGQSKIIKIEVWDANNNKSELIFTITRSNAIKNPQATTAGILFKPNEINIFENEAVKFYMPENALYDSFYFKYSKINPSVGKPIYQLHNHSVPLQTAFTLKIKDGILFLPTDKMIMKRFWGDKEEYKKAVAATEEAEQGWYKAGFKQLGNFQLIADNEPPEITPIGFKDGMNAAKLNRIIFRVKDNTEEIASFTALLDGNWLRFTNDKAKLFIYNFDEYCPPGKHELKITAEDLAGNKTEKTYLFTR; from the coding sequence ATGCGGTTTTTACTCCAAAAAAAATTTTTTGTTTTTTTAATTGTACTGCCCATTTGGGGTAATGCACAATTTTTTATCCAGCCATCATATCCGCAAGACTTTTTTCAATGGCCGGTTGGCGCCGTAAAAGCCATAGTAGCCAATTTTGGAGAGTTGCGCCCCAATCATTACCACATGGGCCTCGATTGCCGTACAGAGCAGGTGGTTAACAAACCTGTTTACGCTGCTGCAGACGGATATATTGCTAAAGTAAAAATTGAACCTTTTGGATTTGGACGTGCTATTTATATCAACCATCCCGGAGGATATACAACCCTGTATGCTCACCTCAATGATTTTTATGATCCTTTAGAAAAATATATAACACAAAAGCAATATGAACTTAAATGCTGGGCCGTTTTTTTAGATATTCCCCCAAATATTTTCACCGTTAAAAAGGGCCAGCAAATAGCATGGAGCGGTACTACAGGTGGTTCACAAGGGCCGCATTTGCATTTTGAAATAAGAGAAACTGGTACAGACAAAGTACTGAACCCGCTTTTATTTAATATGCCAATTACCGATAAAATTGCGCCGGATATTATTCGCCTTGCAGCTTACGACCGCAGCAAAAGCACTTATGAACAAAGCCCAGTATTATTCTCGCTAAAAAAAACTGGTAATACTTATTCCGTAGCTTCCGGGAACATTACGGTATATGCTGAAAAAACAAGTTTTGCCATTTCGGCTTTTGACCGCTACACCGGCTCTACAAACCACAATGGTATTTACCAGGCGGTAATGAGTGTTGACAATGTTCCGGTAAGCGGTTTTCAATTAAACCAAATTAGCTACGATGAAACCCGTTACCTGAATGCACACATAGATTACAAAACAAAAATTAATGGCGGCCCATACCTGCAGCACCTGAGCAGGCTGCCCGGCAACCCTGCACAGCATTATAAAACCGATGCAAGCAATGGCGTAGTAAGCCTTGAGCCCGGCCAAAGCAAAATAATAAAAATTGAAGTGTGGGATGCTAACAATAATAAATCGGAATTAATTTTTACCATAACCAGGAGCAACGCTATTAAAAACCCACAGGCTACAACCGCAGGCATTTTATTTAAACCCAATGAAATTAATATTTTCGAAAACGAAGCCGTAAAATTTTATATGCCCGAAAACGCCCTTTACGATTCGTTTTATTTTAAATACAGCAAAATAAACCCTTCGGTTGGCAAACCTATTTATCAATTACACAACCATTCTGTGCCGTTGCAAACAGCTTTTACCTTAAAAATTAAAGATGGCATTTTGTTTTTACCTACCGATAAAATGATAATGAAAAGGTTTTGGGGCGATAAAGAAGAATACAAAAAAGCCGTTGCGGCAACAGAAGAAGCAGAGCAAGGCTGGTACAAAGCCGGGTTTAAACAATTGGGAAACTTTCAATTAATAGCCGACAATGAGCCGCCAGAAATTACACCCATTGGCTTTAAAGACGGTATGAATGCAGCAAAGCTCAATCGCATTATTTTCAGGGTAAAAGACAATACTGAAGAAATTGCCAGCTTCACCGCTTTACTCGATGGCAATTGGCTGCGGTTTACCAATGATAAAGCCAAACTTTTTATTTACAATTTTGATGAGTATTGCCCGCCTGGAAAGCATGAATTAAAAATTACTGCCGAAGACCTTGCCGGAAATAAAACTGAAAAAACTTACCTTTTTACCCGATAA
- the carB gene encoding carbamoyl-phosphate synthase large subunit, with protein MPKNNAIQSVLIIGSGPIIIGQACEFDYSGSQAARSLREEGIKVILINSNPATIMTDPMMADKVYLLPLTVESIEQILEENKIDAVLPTMGGQTALNLCKEADELGIWERYNVQLIGVDIKAIDKAEDREKFRQWMIEMEIPVAIARTANSFLEGKEFAQEIGFPLVIRPSFTLGGTGGGFVKDKEELDDALNTGLSASPIHEVLVEQAVLGWKEFELELLRDAADNVCIICTVENFDPMGVHTGDSITVAPAMTLSDTAFQLMRNTAIAMMRNLGNFAGGCNVQFALNPQTEEIIAIEINPRVSRSSALASKATGYPIAKIAAKLAIGYHLDELKNQITQFTSAYFEPALDYVIVKIPRWNFDKFKGANDTLGLQMKSVGEVMGIGRSFAEAIQKACQSLENEAVGLGYYGKSLMHSEELIDYIKIPKWDRIFRIKDALMAGASVKRICESTLIDRWFIYQIQDICDCEREIAKYNFKTLPDEVLIKAKKLGFSDEQVMRIMKEEDALQLYERRKRMGLTRVFKMVDTCSAEFEAKTPYFYSSFENGLRSSQNTALVSNESINSDKKKIIVLGSGPNRIGQGIEFDYCCVHGLLALKECGYEAIMVNCNPETVSTDFDIADKLYFEPVFLEHILEIVEHEKPEGVIVQLGGQTALKLAKILHERGIKIIGTSFDNMDIAEDRGRFSDLLKKLGIPYPRYGTAFNTDEAIEIAHQVGYPVLVRPSYVLGGQRMRIVLNDEELEKGVLSLLKHLPGNKILIDHFLDRCQEAEIDAIFDGENFHVMGVMEHIEPAGIHSGDSNAVLPQFNLSPLIVHTMEEYAEKIARALNICGLINIQFAIKDGMVYVIEANPRASRTTPFIAKAYQIPYLNIATKVMLGAAKLNDFTFTKNLKGFAIKEPVFSFNKFPGVNKELGPEMKSTGEAIRFIKDLRDPYFRQLYKERSMHLSK; from the coding sequence ATGCCCAAAAACAACGCAATTCAATCGGTTTTAATTATTGGTAGCGGCCCTATTATTATTGGCCAGGCCTGTGAGTTTGATTACAGCGGATCGCAGGCGGCAAGGAGCCTAAGAGAAGAAGGAATTAAAGTGATACTGATAAACAGCAACCCGGCCACTATCATGACCGATCCCATGATGGCCGACAAAGTTTATTTATTGCCGCTTACCGTTGAAAGCATCGAACAAATTCTTGAAGAAAATAAAATAGATGCCGTTTTACCTACAATGGGTGGGCAAACGGCGCTTAATCTTTGTAAAGAAGCAGATGAACTGGGTATTTGGGAACGCTATAATGTACAATTGATAGGTGTAGATATTAAGGCAATTGATAAAGCAGAAGACCGGGAAAAATTCAGGCAGTGGATGATAGAAATGGAGATACCGGTTGCAATAGCAAGAACAGCCAACTCATTTTTAGAAGGTAAAGAATTTGCCCAGGAAATTGGGTTTCCATTAGTAATAAGGCCATCGTTTACCCTTGGTGGCACAGGCGGCGGTTTTGTAAAAGATAAAGAAGAGCTTGATGATGCATTAAACACCGGGCTTTCTGCATCACCCATACACGAAGTGCTGGTAGAGCAGGCTGTGCTGGGATGGAAGGAGTTTGAACTGGAACTGCTGAGAGATGCTGCAGATAATGTATGCATCATTTGCACTGTGGAAAATTTTGACCCAATGGGTGTACATACCGGCGACAGTATTACCGTTGCGCCGGCTATGACGCTTAGCGATACCGCATTTCAACTGATGAGAAATACGGCTATTGCTATGATGCGGAACCTGGGAAATTTTGCCGGTGGGTGCAATGTTCAATTTGCCCTTAACCCGCAAACAGAAGAAATCATAGCTATAGAAATTAATCCACGGGTAAGCCGCTCCAGTGCATTGGCAAGCAAAGCCACCGGTTACCCAATTGCAAAAATTGCCGCAAAGCTGGCCATTGGTTACCACCTCGATGAACTAAAAAACCAAATTACCCAATTTACATCCGCATATTTTGAACCGGCTTTAGATTATGTAATTGTAAAAATCCCCCGCTGGAATTTTGATAAATTTAAAGGCGCCAATGATACGCTTGGCCTGCAAATGAAAAGTGTAGGTGAAGTAATGGGTATTGGAAGAAGTTTTGCCGAAGCCATTCAAAAAGCCTGTCAGAGCCTGGAAAACGAAGCCGTAGGATTGGGCTATTACGGCAAAAGCTTAATGCATAGCGAAGAGCTGATTGATTATATTAAAATTCCAAAATGGGACAGAATTTTTCGCATTAAAGATGCCCTGATGGCCGGCGCCAGTGTAAAACGCATTTGCGAAAGCACCTTAATTGACCGCTGGTTTATTTATCAAATACAAGATATATGCGATTGCGAAAGAGAAATTGCAAAATATAATTTTAAAACCCTGCCCGATGAAGTTTTAATAAAAGCCAAAAAACTCGGCTTTAGTGATGAGCAGGTAATGCGGATAATGAAGGAAGAAGATGCGTTGCAATTATATGAACGCCGTAAACGAATGGGGCTTACCAGGGTTTTTAAAATGGTAGATACCTGCAGCGCAGAGTTTGAAGCCAAAACTCCATATTTTTATTCCAGCTTTGAAAACGGCTTGCGCTCATCGCAAAATACTGCCCTGGTTTCAAACGAATCTATAAATTCCGACAAGAAAAAAATTATTGTATTGGGCAGCGGCCCCAATCGTATTGGTCAGGGCATTGAGTTTGATTATTGTTGCGTACATGGTTTGCTGGCCTTAAAAGAGTGTGGCTACGAAGCCATAATGGTAAACTGCAACCCCGAAACCGTAAGTACCGATTTTGATATTGCCGACAAACTTTATTTTGAACCCGTTTTTTTAGAACATATACTGGAGATAGTTGAACACGAAAAACCCGAAGGCGTAATTGTTCAGCTTGGCGGACAAACCGCATTAAAGCTGGCAAAAATTTTGCATGAACGTGGCATAAAAATCATTGGAACATCTTTTGACAATATGGATATTGCCGAAGACCGTGGCCGCTTTAGCGACTTGCTTAAAAAATTAGGCATTCCCTACCCCAGATACGGCACGGCTTTTAATACCGATGAAGCCATTGAAATTGCACACCAGGTGGGTTACCCGGTTTTGGTAAGGCCCAGTTACGTATTAGGCGGGCAAAGAATGCGGATTGTATTGAATGATGAAGAATTGGAAAAAGGAGTGTTGAGTTTATTGAAGCATTTGCCCGGAAATAAAATATTAATTGATCATTTTTTGGATCGTTGCCAGGAAGCGGAAATTGATGCCATATTCGATGGGGAAAATTTTCATGTAATGGGTGTTATGGAACACATAGAACCGGCAGGCATCCATAGCGGCGATAGCAATGCAGTATTGCCGCAATTCAACCTCTCTCCATTAATAGTACATACAATGGAAGAATATGCAGAAAAAATAGCAAGGGCCTTAAATATTTGTGGATTAATCAATATTCAATTTGCCATAAAAGATGGAATGGTATATGTAATAGAAGCCAACCCAAGGGCAAGCCGCACCACGCCTTTTATTGCCAAAGCCTATCAAATACCTTATTTAAATATTGCTACTAAAGTAATGCTGGGTGCTGCAAAGCTTAATGATTTTACATTTACCAAAAACCTGAAAGGCTTTGCCATAAAAGAACCGGTTTTTTCTTTTAATAAATTTCCCGGCGTAAATAAAGAGCTTGGCCCCGAAATGAAAAGTACCGGCGAAGCCATTCGCTTTATAAAAGATTTAAGGGATCCTTACTTTCGTCAATTGTATAAGGAAAGAAGCATGCATTTAAGTAAATAA